The genomic region CTATAGAAAAAAGATAGACATATTATTAATAGATGATGTGCAATTTTTAATTGGAAAGGATATGGCTCAAGGAGAGCTTTTCCACACATTTAACACTTTATTTAATCTTGGAAAACAAATAATAATATGTTCTGATAGGACTCCCGAAGAACTAGCAACATTTCACCCAAGATTAATTAGCAGATTTGAGATGGGGTTAGTGGTAAACGTTGATGAACCAGATAAAAAAACAAAATTAAAAATTGCTAAAAAAATGGCCGAAATGTCTTCATTGTATCTATCTGATGATGTTGTTTCTTATTTAGTAGAAAATATAGATAACAATTTAAGAAGACTAAGAGGACTAATATTAAATTTATTTTTTCATAGTAAAGTTACTGGAGAAAAGGTTAATATAGAAACTGTTAAAAAATTATATAGCTCTTTAAAAGCTCATAAGAAAAACATTCCTCAAACCAAAGAAACTTTAAGAGTATTAAAGAAAAACCTTATCTTAGAAGCAGTTATTAAAGAATATAATTTAACAAGAGAACAGTTGTTTAGCCCAACCAGAAAAAAAGAAATATCAGAAGCAAGACAAATATTATCATTTATGCTTAAAAATTATGGAAAAATGAAGGTTAAAGATATTTCTGAATTTATAGGAAAAAATCATTCTACAATTAGCCAATCTATTAAAAAAATAGAAAAAGAATTAACTGGCGGAAATTTAATCTTGAAAAGAAGAATAGATGAAATAAGGAAACAATTTGAAGAAGCTGAAAAAATACAAAGCCAAACAGCAAGTTAAAAAAACTATATATATAAAACTAGCGGTTGAATTAACCGCTAGTTTTTTTATGCATATGCAGTCAAGTCTAAAAGCCCATGCCCAGATAAAGTAAAAACTATAACCTTCTCTTCCTTATTTTCTTTTGCTTTAATTGCTTCTCTTATAGCTCCTGCAATAGCATGAGAAGATTCTGGAGCAGGAATTATACCCTCTAATTTAGAGAAAATCCTTGCTGCTTCAAAAGTTTCTTCTTGATCCAAAGCTATAGCATTTAACATATTTTCATGTTTTAGCTTTGCAATAATAGGTGCTGAACCATGATATCTTAAGCCTCCAGCATGAATTTTAGGTGGAATAAATTCTTTTCCTAAAGTATACATCATCATCAAAGGGGTTAATCCCGCTGTATCTCCATTATCATATCTATACTCACCTTCTGTTAAAGTAGGACAAGATTTTGGTTCACAAGCTAAAAATTCAATTTTTTCTCCAGATAATTTTTCAGGAATAAATGGCAATATAGTTCCACCAAGATTTGAACCTCCGCCATGACATCCTATTATAACATCCGGCTTTATATTTATTTTTTCAAATTGTTTTTTTATTTCTAAACCTATAATAGTTTGATGTAATAATACATGATTTAAAACGCTACCTAAAGCATATTTTGCATTATCTTTCTTAAAAACCTCTTCTAAAGCTTCACTAATAGCAATACCTAAACTTCCCGGATTTTCTCTATCAATATCTAACATTTTCTTTCCAAATTCTGTGTTTAAACTTGGACTCGGAGATACTTTACCACCAAAAAAATTAATAATAAGTTTTCTCATAGGCTTTTGTTCAAAACTCGTTTTTACCATATAAACTTCAATATTCAATCCAAATTTTAACCCTGCATATGATAAAGCAGTTCCCCACTGTCCAGCTCCTGTTTCTGTTACCAAAGTTTTAGTTCCAGAAATCATATTATAATATGCTTGTGGAATAGAAGTATTAGTTTTATGACTACCTGTAGGAGAAACTCCTTCATATTTATAATATATTTTTGCTGGAGTTTCTAAGTATTCTTCTAAATTAGATGCTCTAATTAATGGTGATGGTCTAAATACAGCATATTCATCAAATACTTTTTTAGGAATTTTAATAAATCTTTCTGTAGTGACTTCTTGTTCTACAAGCGGTTGCGGAAATATAGCCCCTAATTCTTCAGGTTTTAAAACTTCTCTTGTTTGAGGATTTAAAGGCGGATCTAATTGAAAAGGCAAATCAGCTAATACATTATACCAATATTTAGGCATCTCCTCAACAGATAAATATATTCTTTCTCTTCTACTCATAATAACACTCCCCTTTCGTTATTTTAATAAAAAAAACCGGACATCCATATGGATATCCGGTGATTGTCTACAATAATAAAAATACTCTAAACTTATCTCAGAGCATGACAAAACGGTAGACACCCACCGGGCGTCCACCACCAATTTAAGCTATTGATATTTATTGAATTAAATAAATTTTTACCATTTTTAGTTATTTTTTCCATATTCATTCCTCCAAATTTTTTACCATTATACTACATTTTTTTCAAAAAGTAAACTACTTTATTGAAAAAAAGTTAATCATAACAAAGAAATACTTATATTAATATATCTAAGATATATTAATGATATGTAAAAAATAATAGTTTTCAATCAAAACTATTTGATTTATATTTTCTAAGTGATATAATATTTGTATAAGGTTAATTTTTTTAAAATTTATTTTAATTTGGAGGTTGTTATGAGAAAATTTATAGTTTTTATAATTTTGATTTTATCTGCTATATCGTTCTCTGATTTCGTGAAAATAGGAATATATGGTTTTGAGAATAAACCTATATACAATAAAATAGCTGAATCTTATCTTTCTAAAAAAGATAATGTTATCGTCGTTGATAGAACAAATCTCGAATTAATTATTGAAGAAAAAAAATTAGAATTATTGGGTATTGTAGAAAATGATGAGAAAGCTGGAGAATTTAGCGAATTAGCTAATTTAGACTATCTTTTTATTGGCAAAACATTAGATAATGGTGTATATTATAAGATCATTGATAAATCTGGAAAAGTTATATATAGTAATGTATTAAAAGGTAATATAGAAAAATCATTAAGAAAAGATTTATCTTCGTTAGAGTTTAATATTTCAAACGGCGAAATAATAA from Marinitoga aeolica harbors:
- the dnaA gene encoding chromosomal replication initiator protein DnaA, with translation MTNEELLELLKSKINHNTWEQWFTSAQILDIQEKKVIIGIGNLFVKDFIARKYGSLVSNTLSDILSKKVTAEFTFIPADQSTKKKAGPLIKERPLKLSDFNPEYTFNSFVIGEANRVAYYSALEVANNPGKYNPLFIYGDVALGKTHLLHAIGNHLMETSPDLKVMYVTAEEFMNDLMKSLREEKMDDFRERYRKKIDILLIDDVQFLIGKDMAQGELFHTFNTLFNLGKQIIICSDRTPEELATFHPRLISRFEMGLVVNVDEPDKKTKLKIAKKMAEMSSLYLSDDVVSYLVENIDNNLRRLRGLILNLFFHSKVTGEKVNIETVKKLYSSLKAHKKNIPQTKETLRVLKKNLILEAVIKEYNLTREQLFSPTRKKEISEARQILSFMLKNYGKMKVKDISEFIGKNHSTISQSIKKIEKELTGGNLILKRRIDEIRKQFEEAEKIQSQTAS
- a CDS encoding TrpB-like pyridoxal phosphate-dependent enzyme, with protein sequence MSRRERIYLSVEEMPKYWYNVLADLPFQLDPPLNPQTREVLKPEELGAIFPQPLVEQEVTTERFIKIPKKVFDEYAVFRPSPLIRASNLEEYLETPAKIYYKYEGVSPTGSHKTNTSIPQAYYNMISGTKTLVTETGAGQWGTALSYAGLKFGLNIEVYMVKTSFEQKPMRKLIINFFGGKVSPSPSLNTEFGKKMLDIDRENPGSLGIAISEALEEVFKKDNAKYALGSVLNHVLLHQTIIGLEIKKQFEKINIKPDVIIGCHGGGSNLGGTILPFIPEKLSGEKIEFLACEPKSCPTLTEGEYRYDNGDTAGLTPLMMMYTLGKEFIPPKIHAGGLRYHGSAPIIAKLKHENMLNAIALDQEETFEAARIFSKLEGIIPAPESSHAIAGAIREAIKAKENKEEKVIVFTLSGHGLLDLTAYA